In the genome of Gammaproteobacteria bacterium, the window CATTCCGGCGAAAGCCGGAATCCCGCATAGAAAGCGCGCGCTTCGCGCTCCTTTGCAGAAATATCCCATGAAGGGAGGGGCGGGCCGTCAGGTTCTGCAATGTGCGCGTACCGCGCTGTATTTGCGCGGGATTCCGGCTTTCGCCGGAATGACGGAAAAAAAGCGGAAGGACGAAAAAAAGCCGGAATGACAAGAGGGGCCGGAATGACAGAGCACCGTTTCCCCACTTCCAAAAAAGCGAATGGTTTTTACACGGCCTGTTGCGCCGGAATGGCGAGGGGTAGGGGGAATGACGAAGGGGAGACCGGAATGACGAGGGGTAGGGGGAATGACAAGGAGGGAGACCGGAATGACAGGGGCGCTACCGTCCTCACGCAGGCAGAGGCAGAGGCAGAGGCAGAGACATGCTTACCCCTATGGAGTATTATCGCCGCTTCGCAGAGGCAGCCTGATTTGTCTCATATGTGGCGGCCCCATGCCCTCGCTTGATCGGATGCGCCGCCTGTTCTACGCTCCCGCGGAATCTCCAAGGCCATGGCACAAAAAGAAACAAACGGCAGTTTCCCGTTGGCGCCGTTGTTGGCGCAACGCCGCAGCGGCCGCGCCTACGACCCGGAGCGTCCGGTCGCGCGCCGCCAGCTGCTGGCCCTGCTCGAGGCGGCCCGCTGGGCGCCTTCCTGTTATGGCGACGAACCCTGGCGCTACCTGGTCTTCGAGCGGGACCGCGAACGGCGCGACTGGGAAGAGGCCGTCGCCTGCCTCAGCGACGGCAATCGCTGGGCCGCGCAGGCGCCGCTGCTGCTGTTGTCGGTGGCAAGCGGCCATTTTCAGCGCAACGGCCAGCCGAACCGCTGGGCGCAGCACGATACCGGCGCCGCCAGCGAAAACCTTTGCTTGCAGGCGGTCGAACTGGGGCTGATGGCCCACCAGATGGGAGGCTTCGACCCGGAGCGGGCGCGCCGCGTCTTTGCGATCCCGGAGTCCTTTACCCCCATGGCGATGATCGCCGTCGGCTATGCCTTGCCGCCAGCCCGCATCCCGGAGGAATTGCGCGAGCGGGAATCGGCGCCGCGCCGCCGGGCGCCGCTGGCCGAGCGCTGTTTCGCCGGGCGCTGGGGGCGTCCCTTCGCCGCCGATGGACAAGAACAAGAACGATAGCGCGGAGGACGGCGCCCGTCTCGAGGGAGGGCGCGCCTTCCAGCCCTTGCGCATCGCCGTGCTGACCGTTTCCGACAGCCGCGACGAGAGCAGCGACCGTTCCGGCAAGCTGTTGGCGGAGTCCCTGCAGGCGGCCGGGCATCGTTTGCACGACAAGCGAATCGTGCCCGACGAACCGGCCCGGGTGCGCGCGGCCGTGGCCGGCTGGTGCGTGCCGGACGGGCCTCATGCCGTGCTGGTTACCGGCGGCACCGGGATCACGGGCCGCGACGGCACCCCGGAAGCCGTGCGGCCTTTGTTCGACAAGGAAATCCCCGGTTTCGGGGAGATGTTCCGCAGCCTTTCCTACCAGGAGATCGGCACTTCCGCTTTGCAATCGCGGGCCGTGGCCGGCGTCAGCGGCGGGTGCTATATCTTTTGCCTGCCAGGTTCGCCCGGCGCCTGCCGCACTGCCTGGGAGCGCATCGTCGCGGCGCAGCTCGACTCGCGCACCCGGCCCTGCAACCTGGCCGAGCTGATGCCCCGCCTCAACGAGTAGGGCAGCCGGCGGGCGGCGGCACGGCCCACTCCACGTGCAACAGTTGCGTCTTGCCGGCCAGCAGCGGGCCGTTGTCGTCGCTGACCAGGAAGAAGCGCCGTTCGTCCTGGGCGGCGATTCCCTCCAGGTTGCCGATGGGGAACGCGCGGCTGTCCATCCGCAGCAACTGCCGGCTCCACTGCGGACGCTCCGCCAGGTCCGGCGCCAGGTGCACGACCGTCTGCAGGCGCAGACCCAGCATCCCGATGCGGTTGCGCTCCAGCAGCAGCAGGCCCCCTCCCGGCAGGACACTCATGTCCACAAGACTGGCTTGGTCGTGCTGCGCCGGCAAGCCCCAGTCCCGGCCGTCCAGAGAATAAACGCTCAGTCGTTGTGTTTGCCCGGACCCGCGCAGCGGGCGTTCCGGCCCCGTCAGCACGCCGAAGCGAGGGTGCAATGCGACCGCCTCCAGGCCCCGGTTGCTTCCCCGGTAGCGCCTTGCGTCGGCCAGGGAGGCGGGTAGTGTCTCGCATCCCCGGAATTCTCCCAGCGGGCTATAGCGGCAGATCCGCATCCGCCTCTCGAAACTGATCAGCAATTCGTCGTTTCCCGCCGTGCCGTCGGCGCCGTAGCGCAGCGCCAGGCCCTCGCTGTCGCTATCGTCGCCCTGCAGCGCCCAGCCTTGCGCGTCCCGCAGCGGCAGCAGTTTCCGCCCCGTTATGGCGGCCAGCCGGCCATCGCCGGCAAAGCGCGGCCGCAACCACAACAGTATGCCCTCGTCGCCGATGGCGTAGAGCAGCTGCTCGTCCCTGGACCATGCGAGGCCGGACAGCTCCAGTGTCCCGCCGTCTTCTTCTTCCAGCCGCAGCGCCGCCAGCAGCCGCGCATGCATATGGCAGCCGCTGTCGGCAAAGGCGGCCAGCAATGCCTCGTCGGGACCTTGCCGGATCGGAGAGAGCGCCGCCGCGCCGGAGTGCGCCCCGGGATGCAAATCTTTCCCCGAAGGTTGCGCCGGGGCGGTACATAAATACAGTAAGTTGATGCATAATACTGCCGCCCGCCACCGTCCCAAGGATGAACTGTACTGCATGTTGCGTATTTTCTACGTTCTGTTGCCGCTTGTCAGTCTGTGCCTGACGGCGCCGGCGGTTCGCGCCCAGTCGGAAGGAGAGGCGCCGCCGGTGCGGGTCGCTCCCGTTACCACGCGCACCGTGCAGCCGTTGTCCTGGGTTTCCGGATCGGTGGTCAGCCGTGACGATGCCCGTATCGCCGCCGAGATCGCGGGCCGGCTGCGTTTCGTCGCCGAGGTGGGGCAGCGCCTGGAGGCCGGGGAAGCGGTGGCGGAGATCGAGCCGCTGGAGTTCCGCCTGCGCGTGGAAGAGGCGCGGGCGGAGCAGCAGAGGATCAGGCCGCGCCTGCAATTTTACCGGGACGAGGAGGCGCGACTGGCGCGGCTGGCCGACAACGACTACGCCGCCCGCAATCGCCGGGAGGAGATCGGTTCTTTGCGGGATGAATTGGCCGGCGATCTGCAGGCGGCCGGTGTCCGTTTGCAATTGGCGGAGGACTCCCTGCGCAAGACGCGGCTGCTGGCGCCGTTTGCCGGGGTTGTGGTCGAGCGCCTGCGGACGCCGGGCGAACAGGTGCAGCCGGGCGACGAGGTGCTGCGGTTGGTGGACGTGCGGCGCCGCGAGGTGCAGGCCCGGGTGACCGCCGCCGCCGTCGCCAGCCTGCAACCGGGCGCCATGATGCGCCTGCGCGGCCCTGGCGGCGACGAGGTCCTGGGCCGGTTGCGCACCGTCGTCGCCGTGGGCGACCGCTCGCGCCTCTACGAGATCCGCGTCGTGCTCGAAGACCAGGATTGGCCGGTCGGGTTGCCGGTGCGGGTGGCGGTGCCCGAGTCCCTGGCGCATTCCACGTTGACCGTGCCGCGCGACTCGCTGGTGATCCGCACCTTCGGCATCCACGTGTTTCGCATTGACGGCGAAGGGCGCTCCGAGCTGGTGCCGGTCGTCCCGGGCTATTCCGAGGAGGATTGGATCGAAGTGCGCCGTTCGACTCTCGCCGAGGGCGACCGGGTCGTGGTGCGGGGCAACGAGCGCCTGTGGCCGGGGCAGCCGGTGCGCATCCTGGAGGACGGCGCGGAGGAAGAAGTCCCACTATGAAGCTGACCGAGATGGGGTTGCGCAACCCTACCGCGGTCGGAGTGGTCATGTGGTTGATCCTGCTCATCGGTTGGCTGAGCTACTCCCGCCTGCCGGTGCAGTTGACCCCGGAATTGCAGGAGCCGGAGATTCGGATCATCACCAATTGGCGCGCCGCCACGCCGGAAGAAGTGGAGGCGGAGATCGTCAAGCGCCAGGAGGAGGCCCTGCGCGGCATCCCCGGCGTGACGGAACTGGTGGCCCGGGCGCAGTCGGGGCGCGCCGAGCTGAACCTGAGTTTCGTCGTGGGCATGGATATCCGCCGCGCCCTGGTGGAGGTGATGAACCGCCTGGGCCAGGTCTCGGGCTACCCCGACGACGCGGACGAACCCTTCGTGGATTCCACCGACGGCGCCTCGGCCATCGCCTGGTTCATCGTTCATGCCCTGCCCGACAACGCCAGGGACGTCACCTTGTACCGGGACTATATCGAGGACCTGGTCAAGGAACGTTTCGAACGGGTGCCGGGGGTGGCGGTGTCCGAAGTGTTCGGCGGCCAGGAGCGGGAATTGCGGGTCAGTTTCGATCCGTACCGCCTTGCGGAACTGGGGATCGAGTTGCCCGGCGTCTCCCGCTATGTGGGCGCCGGAGAGAACGTATCCGGCGGCTTCGTGGACATCGGCAAACGGGAATACAGCCTGCGCTTTGCCGGCCGCTATGGCCCGGGAGAATTCGGCGCCATGATCCTGGCTTGGCGCGACGGGCGCCCGGTGTATCTGCGCGATGTGGCCACCGTCGAGGTGCGGCCCGTCGATCCGCGCAACTTCGTTATTGCCCAGGGGCGCCCGTCCATCGCCGTCAACGCGCAACGGGAGGTGGGGGTAAACGTGCTGGAAGTCATGTCCGGCCTGCGCCAGGCCGCCGCCGATTTGGAGGAACCCTTGCGGCGGGCGGGACTCAGCATGCAGCAGGTCTATGACGAAACCCTGTACATAGACGCATCCATCCGTTTTTTGTACGGCAATCTGGGCTTGGGGATCCTGCTGGCGACCGGCATCTTGTGGCTGTTTTTGCGTAATGTCCGCGCCACCCTGACGGTCATCCTGGCGATCCCCGCCTGCCTGTTGGCGACCTTTGCCGTGCTGCAGTGGTCCGGCCGCACCCTGAACGTGATCTCGCTGGCGGGCCTGGCTTTTGCGGTGGGCATGGTGCTGGACGCCTCCATCGTGGTGCTGGAGAATATCGTTCGTCTGCGTGAGCAGGGGGTGGAAGGCAAGGGCCGCCGTTTGCTCGCCGCCTTCGCGGTCGGCGAGGTTTGGGGCGCCCTGCTGGCTTCTACCGCCACGACCGTGATCGTTTTTCTGCCCGTGATCTTTCTGGAGAGCGAAGTCGGCCAGCTCTTCGCCGACCTGGCCTTGTCCATCTCGGCGGCCGTCTGCGCTTCCTTGTTCATCGCGATCTTCGTGGTGCCGGCGGCGGAGACGGTCTGGGTCGCCAACCGCGGCTACTCCGCCCCTCGCGGCGGCCACCTCTGGGACCGTATGACCTCCGGGATCATGTTCGTGACGGATCGCCCCCGGTGGCGGTTGCTGTGGGTCGCGGTCCTGATTGCCGCGCCGATTCTGGGCACTGCCTGGCTGCGTCCGTCGCTGGACTACCTGCCCGAGGGGAGCCGGAACCTGGCCTTTGCCTACCTGCGGCCCGCCCCCGGGGCGAGCATCGAGCACCTGCGCCGGGAGATGGGGAGCAGCCTGACCGCGCGTCTGGCGCCCCACCTGCGGGGAGAGCGCGAACCGGCGATCAAGCATTATTTCTTCGTGGGCTTCGGCGGCGACGTGTTTATGGGGGCGGTGGCCAGGGAAGCCTCCCGCCTGCCGCAGTTGGTGAACGAGATGCGGGGCATTTTTCGCGATTTCCCGGATACCTTCGCCTTTGT includes:
- a CDS encoding nitroreductase family protein, translating into MAQKETNGSFPLAPLLAQRRSGRAYDPERPVARRQLLALLEAARWAPSCYGDEPWRYLVFERDRERRDWEEAVACLSDGNRWAAQAPLLLLSVASGHFQRNGQPNRWAQHDTGAASENLCLQAVELGLMAHQMGGFDPERARRVFAIPESFTPMAMIAVGYALPPARIPEELRERESAPRRRAPLAERCFAGRWGRPFAADGQEQER
- the moaB gene encoding molybdenum cofactor biosynthesis protein B, which codes for MDKNKNDSAEDGARLEGGRAFQPLRIAVLTVSDSRDESSDRSGKLLAESLQAAGHRLHDKRIVPDEPARVRAAVAGWCVPDGPHAVLVTGGTGITGRDGTPEAVRPLFDKEIPGFGEMFRSLSYQEIGTSALQSRAVAGVSGGCYIFCLPGSPGACRTAWERIVAAQLDSRTRPCNLAELMPRLNE
- a CDS encoding esterase-like activity of phytase family protein, which produces MHPGAHSGAAALSPIRQGPDEALLAAFADSGCHMHARLLAALRLEEEDGGTLELSGLAWSRDEQLLYAIGDEGILLWLRPRFAGDGRLAAITGRKLLPLRDAQGWALQGDDSDSEGLALRYGADGTAGNDELLISFERRMRICRYSPLGEFRGCETLPASLADARRYRGSNRGLEAVALHPRFGVLTGPERPLRGSGQTQRLSVYSLDGRDWGLPAQHDQASLVDMSVLPGGGLLLLERNRIGMLGLRLQTVVHLAPDLAERPQWSRQLLRMDSRAFPIGNLEGIAAQDERRFFLVSDDNGPLLAGKTQLLHVEWAVPPPAGCPTR
- a CDS encoding efflux RND transporter periplasmic adaptor subunit; its protein translation is MHNTAARHRPKDELYCMLRIFYVLLPLVSLCLTAPAVRAQSEGEAPPVRVAPVTTRTVQPLSWVSGSVVSRDDARIAAEIAGRLRFVAEVGQRLEAGEAVAEIEPLEFRLRVEEARAEQQRIRPRLQFYRDEEARLARLADNDYAARNRREEIGSLRDELAGDLQAAGVRLQLAEDSLRKTRLLAPFAGVVVERLRTPGEQVQPGDEVLRLVDVRRREVQARVTAAAVASLQPGAMMRLRGPGGDEVLGRLRTVVAVGDRSRLYEIRVVLEDQDWPVGLPVRVAVPESLAHSTLTVPRDSLVIRTFGIHVFRIDGEGRSELVPVVPGYSEEDWIEVRRSTLAEGDRVVVRGNERLWPGQPVRILEDGAEEEVPL
- a CDS encoding efflux RND transporter permease subunit, with product MKLTEMGLRNPTAVGVVMWLILLIGWLSYSRLPVQLTPELQEPEIRIITNWRAATPEEVEAEIVKRQEEALRGIPGVTELVARAQSGRAELNLSFVVGMDIRRALVEVMNRLGQVSGYPDDADEPFVDSTDGASAIAWFIVHALPDNARDVTLYRDYIEDLVKERFERVPGVAVSEVFGGQERELRVSFDPYRLAELGIELPGVSRYVGAGENVSGGFVDIGKREYSLRFAGRYGPGEFGAMILAWRDGRPVYLRDVATVEVRPVDPRNFVIAQGRPSIAVNAQREVGVNVLEVMSGLRQAAADLEEPLRRAGLSMQQVYDETLYIDASIRFLYGNLGLGILLATGILWLFLRNVRATLTVILAIPACLLATFAVLQWSGRTLNVISLAGLAFAVGMVLDASIVVLENIVRLREQGVEGKGRRLLAAFAVGEVWGALLASTATTVIVFLPVIFLESEVGQLFADLALSISAAVCASLFIAIFVVPAAETVWVANRGYSAPRGGHLWDRMTSGIMFVTDRPRWRLLWVAVLIAAPILGTAWLRPSLDYLPEGSRNLAFAYLRPAPGASIEHLRREMGSSLTARLAPHLRGEREPAIKHYFFVGFGGDVFMGAVAREASRLPQLVNEMRGIFRDFPDTFAFVQKTSLFGGREGNSVEVNFQARELEPLLQAASRAFGRIQEELPGVNIRPLPGLILAKPELRLVPDERRLAEAGWTRRELALIVRALGDGLDAGDYFTGEEILDIIVRATPWRTPDEIADIPLATPGGGIVPLKELAQVVRTAGAEEIRRSNQRRTVTLRVNPPPGVSLDTVLEVLRTRVEPDLWPLLPGDAEIQYQGTAEKLQVAVRELGGSFILAVVVLYLLMTALFRSYGYSLLVLVTLPLATVGGVAALRFANLFVFQPLDLLTMIGFIMLLGLVVNNAILLVYRAREAERAGAPRREAVVSAVRTRLRPIMMSTLTSIFGMLPLALLPGAGSEIYRGLAAVIIGGLSVNVIFLLLLVPSLLLLDRRDFRMRRAGV